The Metabacillus sediminilitoris genome window below encodes:
- the uvrB gene encoding excinuclease ABC subunit UvrB, whose protein sequence is MSEQFELVSKYKPQGDQPKAIQSLVEGIQQGKKYQTLLGATGTGKTFTVSNVIKEVNKPTLVIAHNKTLAGQLYSEFKEFFPNNAVEYFVSYYDYYQPEAYVPQTDTFIEKDASINDEIDKLRHSATSALFERQDVIIIASVSCIYGLGSPEEYKELVVSLRTGMEIERNQLLRKLVDVQYERNDIDFRRGTFRVRGDVVEIFPVSRDEQCIRVEFFGDEIDRIREVDALTGEIMGEREHVAIFPASHFVTREEKMQKAIINIEAELEEQLEKMRENGKLLEAQRLEQRTRYDLEMMREMGFCSGIENYSRHLTLRPAGSTPYTLLDFFPDDFLIVVDESHVSIPQVRGMFNGDQARKQVLVDHGFRLPSAMDNRPLRFEEFEKHIENIIFVSATPGPYEIDHTPEMIEQIIRPTGLLDPTIDVRPIEGQIDDLIGEIQARVEKNQRVLITTLTKKMSEDLTNYLKEIGIKVNYLHSEIKTLERIEIIRELRLGTYDVLVGINLLREGLDIPEVSLVAILDADKEGFLRSERSLIQTIGRAARNAEGHVIMYADKMTNSMDLALNETKRRREIQQLYNEKHGITPQTIQKGIRDVIRATVAAEEHEEYDTSPAKKLTGMTKKERDKVISEMEIEMKEAAKALNFERAAELRDLILELKAEG, encoded by the coding sequence GTGAGCGAGCAATTTGAATTAGTCTCAAAATACAAGCCGCAGGGTGATCAACCTAAGGCTATTCAGTCGCTTGTCGAGGGAATTCAGCAAGGAAAAAAATATCAAACACTGTTAGGTGCAACAGGTACAGGTAAAACCTTTACTGTTTCAAATGTGATAAAAGAAGTCAATAAACCAACATTGGTTATTGCCCATAATAAAACGTTAGCTGGGCAGCTATATAGTGAGTTTAAAGAATTTTTTCCAAATAATGCGGTTGAATATTTTGTTAGTTACTATGATTATTATCAACCTGAGGCATATGTACCTCAAACAGATACATTTATTGAAAAAGATGCAAGCATTAATGATGAAATTGATAAGCTGCGCCATTCAGCTACATCGGCATTATTTGAGCGTCAGGATGTCATCATTATTGCCAGTGTTTCGTGTATATATGGTCTCGGTTCGCCTGAGGAATATAAAGAGCTTGTGGTAAGTTTACGAACAGGCATGGAAATCGAGCGGAATCAATTATTAAGAAAACTAGTAGACGTCCAATATGAACGGAATGATATTGATTTCCGAAGAGGTACATTCCGCGTCCGCGGTGATGTAGTGGAAATTTTTCCGGTATCTCGGGATGAGCAATGTATTCGTGTCGAGTTTTTTGGCGATGAAATCGATCGGATTCGTGAGGTTGATGCGTTAACAGGCGAGATTATGGGGGAGCGTGAGCATGTAGCCATTTTCCCTGCGTCCCACTTCGTAACAAGAGAAGAAAAAATGCAGAAAGCGATCATCAATATCGAGGCAGAGCTTGAGGAGCAATTAGAGAAAATGCGTGAAAACGGCAAGCTTCTAGAAGCACAGCGTCTTGAGCAAAGAACAAGATATGACTTAGAAATGATGAGAGAAATGGGATTTTGTTCAGGGATTGAAAACTATTCACGTCATTTAACACTTCGTCCCGCAGGTTCAACGCCATATACACTGCTTGATTTCTTTCCAGATGATTTTCTAATCGTCGTTGACGAGTCACATGTTAGTATACCTCAGGTTAGGGGTATGTTTAATGGTGACCAGGCCCGCAAGCAGGTGCTTGTCGATCATGGCTTCCGACTGCCATCAGCAATGGATAACCGTCCGCTGCGTTTTGAAGAATTTGAGAAGCATATTGAAAATATCATCTTTGTTTCTGCAACACCTGGTCCATATGAAATCGACCATACGCCAGAAATGATTGAGCAGATTATTCGTCCAACAGGCTTGCTTGATCCAACCATTGATGTCCGTCCAATCGAGGGACAAATTGATGACCTGATCGGTGAAATTCAGGCGAGAGTTGAAAAAAATCAACGGGTGCTTATCACAACATTAACGAAAAAAATGTCTGAGGACTTGACGAACTATTTAAAAGAGATTGGGATAAAAGTAAATTACTTGCATTCAGAAATAAAAACATTAGAACGGATCGAAATTATCCGCGAGCTCAGGCTCGGTACATATGATGTTCTTGTTGGAATTAACTTGTTAAGAGAAGGATTAGATATTCCAGAGGTTTCATTAGTTGCAATCCTTGATGCGGATAAAGAAGGGTTTTTACGTTCAGAACGTTCACTAATCCAAACGATCGGCCGTGCTGCACGTAATGCTGAAGGTCATGTCATCATGTATGCCGACAAGATGACAAACTCAATGGATCTTGCTTTAAATGAAACGAAGCGCCGTCGGGAAATTCAGCAGCTGTACAACGAAAAACACGGTATTACACCACAAACGATTCAAAAAGGTATACGAGATGTGATTCGTGCCACAGTGGCTGCAGAGGAGCATGAAGAGTATGATACATCTCCTGCAAAGAAACTGACAGGCATGACGAAAAAAGAACGCGACAAAGTGATTTCAGAAATGGAAATCGAAATGAAGGAAGCAGCAAAAGCACTGAACTTCGAACGTGCTGCAGAGCTGCGTGATTTAATTTTAGAGCTAAAAGCGGAAGGATGA
- a CDS encoding CsbA family protein, which produces MVLKVILALILPFLLVNLFTRVCYNHYVGTALTAALLIASYVKGYTDNPFIIVLDMTSLVIGFIYARKMKAQLLRK; this is translated from the coding sequence ATGGTTTTAAAAGTAATATTGGCGTTGATACTACCGTTTTTACTCGTCAATTTGTTTACACGTGTATGCTATAACCACTATGTTGGCACAGCTTTAACCGCTGCGTTGCTGATCGCTTCATATGTAAAAGGTTATACAGATAATCCGTTCATCATTGTACTGGACATGACATCGCTCGTTATCGGATTTATTTATGCCCGAAAAATGAAGGCACAGTTACTAAGGAAGTAG
- a CDS encoding GNAT family N-acetyltransferase, protein MDIIQATLKELDDVTALFNDYRIFYGQPSDRESAKEFIAARIRGNESVIFLAIDGKKPLGFVQLYPIFTSVGMKRKWLLNDLFVNESSRRHGVGRALMNQAKQFAMETNSAGILLETAKDNHKAQALYESLDYEKEDSVFFYTLSI, encoded by the coding sequence TTGGATATTATTCAAGCGACCTTAAAGGAACTGGACGATGTCACGGCCTTATTTAATGATTACAGAATTTTTTACGGACAACCATCTGATCGAGAGAGTGCGAAAGAATTTATTGCAGCTCGAATAAGAGGGAATGAATCCGTTATTTTTCTAGCGATTGATGGTAAAAAACCGCTGGGGTTTGTACAATTATACCCAATTTTCACATCAGTAGGAATGAAACGAAAATGGCTGCTAAATGACTTATTTGTTAATGAAAGCTCTCGTCGTCATGGTGTCGGCAGAGCCTTAATGAATCAGGCGAAACAGTTCGCGATGGAAACCAACTCAGCCGGGATTCTGCTAGAAACCGCAAAGGATAATCATAAAGCACAAGCACTTTATGAAAGCTTAGACTATGAAAAAGAGGATTCCGTCTTCTTTTATACCCTTTCTATCTAA
- a CDS encoding peptide chain release factor 3, whose product MSLQNEINKRRTFAIISHPDAGKTTLTEKLLYFGQVIRSTGTVKGKKTGKFAASDWMEIEKKRGISVTSSVMSFPYHDFHVNILDTPGHEDFSEDTYRTLTAVDSVVMIIDSTKGVEPQTIKLFKVCRMRGIPIFTFINKLDREGRDPLELLSEIEEVLGIESYPMNWPVGSGKRFLGIYDRFNDQFVRFKGDEEEEVFPISEISEHGLEDEPVYQDTLGEIELLEEAGNEFSPERVKKGELTPVFFGSALANFGVQTFFDTFLQFAAQPQPRKTDQGLIEPEKDQFSGYIFKIQANMNPAHRDRIAFFRVCSGKFERGMSVNLSRTNKIIKLNQTQAFMAKDRDTVDVAYPGDIIGIYDPNIYQIGDTLIEGKGQFQYEELPQFPPELFKRVQAKNVMKAKQFRKGIEQLVQEGAIQLFRQELNDSMILGAVGQLQFEVFEYRMKAEYNVEIEFTSLGERIPRWIKSEKFEKRFFDSRSMLVRDRYGAYAVLFENEFTLRYFLENQKEIELVDLLEENDYQGITS is encoded by the coding sequence ATGAGTTTACAAAATGAAATAAATAAGCGCCGTACGTTTGCCATCATCTCTCACCCAGATGCCGGTAAAACGACGTTAACAGAAAAACTGTTATATTTTGGGCAGGTTATTCGTTCGACAGGGACAGTAAAAGGAAAAAAAACGGGTAAATTTGCTGCGTCAGACTGGATGGAGATCGAGAAAAAACGTGGTATCTCTGTAACGTCCAGTGTGATGAGCTTTCCATATCATGATTTCCATGTCAATATTCTGGATACTCCAGGACATGAAGATTTTAGTGAAGATACGTATCGGACATTAACAGCAGTTGATAGTGTTGTGATGATTATCGATTCAACAAAAGGTGTTGAGCCGCAAACAATTAAGCTGTTTAAGGTTTGTCGGATGAGAGGTATTCCTATTTTTACGTTTATCAATAAGCTTGACCGTGAAGGCAGAGATCCTCTTGAATTGCTATCAGAAATTGAAGAAGTACTTGGGATTGAGTCTTATCCAATGAATTGGCCTGTTGGCAGCGGGAAACGATTTTTAGGAATTTATGATCGATTTAATGATCAATTTGTCCGTTTCAAAGGTGACGAGGAAGAGGAAGTATTTCCTATAAGTGAAATTTCAGAGCATGGCTTAGAAGATGAACCTGTCTATCAGGATACATTAGGTGAAATTGAACTTCTTGAAGAGGCTGGAAATGAATTTTCGCCTGAGCGTGTGAAAAAAGGAGAGCTAACACCTGTATTTTTTGGTAGTGCGTTAGCAAACTTCGGTGTGCAAACCTTTTTTGATACATTCTTACAATTTGCTGCACAACCGCAGCCGCGTAAAACGGATCAAGGCTTGATCGAACCAGAGAAGGATCAATTTTCAGGTTATATCTTCAAAATTCAAGCGAATATGAATCCGGCGCATCGTGACCGAATTGCTTTTTTCCGTGTATGTTCTGGAAAGTTTGAGCGCGGAATGAGTGTAAACCTTAGCCGTACAAATAAAATAATTAAGCTAAATCAAACACAGGCATTTATGGCGAAGGACCGCGATACCGTAGATGTTGCCTACCCCGGTGATATTATTGGGATTTATGATCCAAATATTTATCAAATTGGCGATACCTTAATTGAAGGAAAAGGCCAGTTTCAATATGAAGAGCTGCCGCAGTTCCCGCCAGAACTATTTAAACGTGTGCAAGCGAAAAACGTCATGAAAGCAAAGCAATTTAGAAAAGGAATCGAACAGCTTGTTCAAGAAGGAGCGATCCAGTTATTCAGACAAGAGTTGAATGATTCGATGATCCTTGGCGCTGTCGGTCAGCTTCAGTTTGAAGTATTTGAATATCGAATGAAGGCTGAATACAATGTGGAAATCGAGTTCACTTCACTTGGTGAAAGAATTCCGCGTTGGATCAAAAGCGAGAAGTTTGAAAAACGTTTCTTTGATTCTAGAAGTATGCTCGTTCGCGATCGCTATGGAGCATATGCCGTGTTATTTGAAAATGAATTCACGTTAAGATACTTCTTAGAAAATCAAAAAGAAATTGAGCTAGTTGACCTGTTAGAGGAAAATGACTATCAAGGTATCACATCTTAA
- a CDS encoding efflux RND transporter permease subunit — translation MNSIINFVLRNKFAVWLLTIIVTVAGLYSGLNMKLETIPNITTPVITVTTVYPGATPEEVADKVSEPIEQVIQNLNGVNVVSSNSFQNASSIQVEYGFEKNMDEAEDELKDIIADIELPEGANEPDVARLSLNAFPILALSIANDEQSLAELTTIVEDDILPALKGVDGVSSVQVSGQQLEEVQFTFNDEKMKEYGLDEETVQNLIKGADVNFPLGLYTLEETEKSVIVDGNIASIEDLKNLEIPVMPSSQGAGQGAIQGNQATDMTVQSAQGGQAAGQVPAAPTEIPTVKLSEIADIKLVGKAESISKTNGKEAIGIQIVKATDANTVEVAKEVVEELDKFEEDIKGLDVVYTLDQATPIEESVNTMLSKAAFGALFAVVIILIFLRDIKSTLISIISIPLSLLIAIILLNQMDITLNMMTLGAMTVAIGRVVDDSIVVIENIYRRMSLKGERLKGKALVREATKEMFMPIMSSTIVTIAVFLPLALVKGMIGELFLPFALTIVFALLASLLVAVTIVPMMAHSLFKKNLYGEGKKIKHDEHKPGKFTGAYRRILNWTLNHKIITSSIAIILLVGSLFLIPIIGVSFLSSEEEKMLMVTYKPEPGETRESAEEQTEKAESFFLDRENVKTVQYSLGSENPMNPGDTNSAVFFIEYEDDTQNFTEEKETVIQDLQETVKSGGEWASQDFASAGASNAITMYIYGDSVEEIEPVVEDVQEIMERHEDLKNVESSLAETYEEYTFVANQDELSKLGLTAAQIGMELSPTRERPVLTKVEKDGEELNVYLQVEEETYETVNDLTDQTIQSPLGKEVKIGDVVDVKEGETSDTVTRRDGKIYVQVSGEIKTDDVAKVSADVQAEVDDLDVPSSIDINMGGVTEDIQESFTQLGLAMLAAIAIVYFILVITFGGGLAPFAILFSLPFTVIGALVGLLIAGETLSINAMIGALMLIGIVVTNAIVLIDRVIHMEKAGLSTREAILEAGTTRLRPILMTAIATIGALIPLALGFEGSGMISKGLGVTVIGGLTSSTLLTLVIVPIVYEMLSKLRRKKTLVEEE, via the coding sequence ATGAATAGCATAATTAATTTTGTTCTAAGAAACAAGTTTGCAGTATGGCTTCTGACGATTATTGTCACAGTTGCCGGTCTTTACTCCGGGTTAAATATGAAGCTGGAAACCATTCCTAATATTACAACACCTGTCATAACAGTTACAACGGTTTATCCGGGTGCAACACCTGAAGAGGTAGCGGATAAGGTTTCAGAACCGATTGAACAAGTTATTCAAAACCTAAACGGTGTAAATGTTGTTAGTTCAAACTCTTTTCAAAATGCCTCATCAATTCAAGTCGAATATGGATTTGAAAAGAATATGGATGAAGCAGAGGATGAATTAAAAGACATTATAGCAGATATTGAATTACCAGAGGGAGCAAATGAGCCTGATGTAGCAAGACTCAGCTTAAATGCTTTTCCAATCTTAGCGTTAAGTATTGCCAATGACGAGCAATCACTTGCTGAGCTTACAACAATTGTCGAGGACGACATTTTACCTGCTTTAAAAGGGGTGGACGGTGTTTCTTCTGTTCAAGTATCTGGTCAGCAGCTTGAAGAAGTACAATTCACCTTTAATGATGAAAAAATGAAGGAATATGGTCTTGATGAAGAAACGGTACAAAACCTTATTAAAGGAGCAGACGTTAATTTTCCTCTAGGCTTATATACACTTGAAGAAACTGAGAAATCAGTTATTGTCGATGGAAATATTGCGAGCATAGAAGATTTGAAAAATCTAGAAATCCCTGTTATGCCATCCTCTCAAGGAGCTGGTCAGGGGGCAATACAAGGAAATCAAGCGACTGATATGACTGTTCAGTCAGCGCAAGGCGGCCAAGCAGCAGGGCAGGTTCCAGCTGCGCCAACAGAAATACCAACAGTAAAGCTTTCTGAAATTGCCGATATCAAATTGGTTGGAAAAGCAGAATCCATTTCCAAAACGAATGGAAAAGAAGCGATTGGTATTCAGATTGTGAAAGCAACAGATGCAAATACGGTTGAAGTTGCGAAAGAAGTTGTAGAAGAATTAGATAAGTTTGAGGAAGACATAAAAGGCTTGGATGTTGTTTATACCCTTGATCAAGCAACACCTATTGAAGAGTCTGTTAACACAATGTTAAGTAAAGCTGCATTTGGGGCACTTTTCGCAGTTGTGATTATTCTTATCTTTTTAAGAGATATTAAATCAACCTTAATTTCGATTATTTCCATTCCATTATCATTGTTAATTGCGATTATCTTGTTAAATCAAATGGATATCACCTTAAATATGATGACGCTTGGGGCAATGACTGTCGCAATTGGCCGTGTAGTCGATGACTCAATCGTTGTTATTGAAAATATATATCGAAGAATGTCTCTTAAAGGAGAACGTTTAAAAGGGAAAGCACTAGTACGTGAGGCAACGAAGGAAATGTTCATGCCGATTATGTCCTCAACAATCGTGACAATCGCAGTATTCCTGCCATTAGCACTTGTTAAAGGGATGATTGGAGAATTATTCTTACCATTTGCGTTAACAATTGTATTTGCATTATTAGCCTCATTATTAGTGGCGGTTACGATTGTTCCGATGATGGCACATAGCTTATTTAAGAAAAACCTTTACGGTGAAGGCAAGAAAATCAAGCATGATGAACACAAACCAGGGAAATTCACCGGAGCATACCGCCGAATTTTAAACTGGACGTTAAATCATAAAATCATTACATCATCCATTGCGATTATATTGTTAGTTGGCAGTTTATTCCTTATTCCGATTATTGGGGTCAGCTTCCTGTCATCTGAAGAGGAAAAAATGCTGATGGTCACGTATAAACCAGAGCCAGGTGAAACGAGAGAATCGGCAGAAGAACAAACGGAAAAGGCAGAAAGCTTCTTCTTAGATCGAGAGAATGTCAAAACAGTTCAATATTCATTAGGCAGTGAAAACCCGATGAATCCTGGTGACACAAATAGTGCGGTCTTCTTTATTGAATATGAGGATGATACACAAAACTTTACCGAAGAAAAGGAAACGGTTATTCAGGATTTACAAGAAACAGTAAAAAGTGGCGGAGAATGGGCTTCACAAGACTTTGCTTCAGCAGGAGCAAGCAATGCGATCACCATGTATATATATGGTGATAGTGTCGAAGAGATTGAACCTGTCGTAGAAGATGTACAAGAAATCATGGAAAGACATGAAGATTTAAAAAATGTTGAATCAAGTTTAGCAGAAACATATGAGGAATATACATTTGTTGCAAATCAAGATGAACTAAGCAAGCTTGGCTTAACTGCAGCACAAATTGGGATGGAACTTAGCCCAACGAGAGAACGTCCTGTCTTAACAAAGGTTGAAAAAGATGGAGAAGAGTTAAATGTGTATCTTCAAGTAGAAGAAGAAACATATGAAACAGTTAATGATCTTACAGATCAAACGATCCAATCACCATTAGGAAAAGAAGTGAAGATTGGTGATGTTGTTGATGTAAAAGAAGGCGAAACATCTGATACTGTTACAAGACGTGATGGCAAAATCTATGTTCAAGTATCAGGAGAAATTAAGACAGATGATGTAGCAAAAGTATCAGCTGATGTTCAAGCAGAGGTTGATGATTTAGATGTTCCATCTTCAATCGATATTAATATGGGCGGGGTAACAGAAGATATTCAAGAATCATTCACACAACTAGGCTTGGCAATGCTAGCAGCGATTGCGATCGTGTATTTCATTCTTGTTATTACATTCGGCGGAGGTTTAGCGCCATTTGCGATTCTGTTCTCATTACCATTTACAGTCATTGGTGCGCTTGTAGGGCTCTTAATTGCAGGCGAAACATTAAGTATTAATGCCATGATTGGAGCGTTAATGTTAATTGGTATCGTTGTGACAAACGCGATCGTTTTAATAGACCGAGTGATTCATATGGAAAAAGCAGGATTAAGTACGCGTGAGGCAATATTAGAAGCTGGTACAACTCGTCTGCGTCCAATTCTTATGACCGCTATCGCTACAATTGGTGCATTAATTCCATTAGCACTAGGCTTTGAAGGCAGCGGAATGATCTCAAAAGGACTTGGCGTAACGGTTATCGGCGGTCTAACAAGCTCAACTCTATTAACACTCGTCATCGTACCGATTGTTTATGAAATGTTAAGTAAGCTTCGTCGAAAAAAAACATTAGTTGAAGAAGAATAA
- a CDS encoding TetR/AcrR family transcriptional regulator has translation MKEKEKKIIEAGISLFAKKGYSSTSIQEIVDACGISKGAFYLYFKSKEALMLAVFKYQFQSIQERLDSLALDNLSPREIFIAQLEAQLAEIYKNKEFIIMQIREQAIPLNPEIEAFIRKMSQEIGSFYHSSLLAIYGEKAAKYVFDLNMILQGITHAYVKLMMFDKANVDLRKLSTYILNRMDDLVAGYIRSNEEPILTDDFVNQLSELYPEPNKEDVIRHINLAKDRIKHEDTIITLDVLAEEIMLDSPRIPVIQGMLGNIKNEPTLQSITAMIEKFFKLDTK, from the coding sequence ATGAAGGAAAAGGAAAAGAAAATCATTGAAGCTGGAATTAGTCTTTTTGCTAAAAAAGGCTATTCATCAACATCCATACAAGAGATTGTGGATGCCTGTGGAATTTCAAAGGGGGCATTTTACCTTTATTTCAAATCAAAAGAGGCACTCATGTTAGCCGTCTTTAAATACCAGTTTCAATCGATTCAAGAGCGACTTGATTCACTGGCCTTAGATAATTTATCACCTCGTGAAATATTTATTGCCCAGTTAGAGGCACAGCTAGCAGAGATATACAAAAATAAAGAGTTTATCATTATGCAAATTCGTGAACAAGCCATTCCTCTGAATCCTGAAATAGAAGCGTTCATTCGAAAAATGAGCCAGGAAATTGGAAGCTTCTATCATTCTTCACTGCTAGCTATTTATGGCGAAAAAGCGGCCAAGTATGTGTTTGATTTAAACATGATTCTCCAAGGAATTACTCATGCCTATGTCAAGCTGATGATGTTTGATAAGGCAAACGTGGACCTGCGAAAACTATCAACCTATATACTAAATAGAATGGATGATTTGGTTGCAGGATATATTCGATCAAATGAGGAGCCTATTTTAACAGATGATTTTGTCAATCAATTGTCTGAACTCTACCCGGAACCGAATAAAGAGGATGTCATAAGACACATAAATTTAGCGAAGGATCGAATCAAGCATGAAGACACGATCATAACACTTGATGTATTAGCGGAGGAAATCATGCTTGATTCACCGCGAATTCCTGTGATTCAAGGGATGTTAGGCAATATTAAAAATGAGCCGACATTACAAAGCATTACCGCAATGATTGAAAAGTTTTTTAAGCTTGATACAAAATAA
- the cls gene encoding cardiolipin synthase: MQIVTIILGIIILLNMSFAIVVIFRERRDASSSWAWLLVLFFIPLLGFVLYLLFGQNLSRYHMFQWEDRKKLGIDKLLTEQLEHIRDDTFDFRNETERQYKQLIYMHLMNNDAVLTPNNHVELFTDGKAKFDRLFEDIEHAKDHIHLQYYILKNDQLGKRLVEALAKKAKQGVKVRVLYDDLGSRSLRKSFFAELRAAQGEVEVFFPSKLRWINLRLNYRNHRKLVIIDGRIGYVGGFNVGDEYLGLDPKFGYWRDTHLRIQGFAVFAIQTRFILDWNQATHKRKIPYLQEHFPKLSFEGDSSLQIVTSGPDSEWEQIKHGYIKMISAAKKTILIQTPYFIPDASLLDALKIACLSGVDVKLMIPNKPDHPFVYWATMSYIGEMLTSGATVYIYENGFIHAKTIVVDNDISSVGTANIDVRSFKLNFEVNAFMYDAEIAKNLADVFQEDIARSKELTLEAYHQRGRWIKCKESVSRLLSPIL, encoded by the coding sequence ATGCAAATTGTCACAATTATACTTGGAATCATTATTTTACTTAATATGTCATTTGCGATTGTCGTCATTTTTCGTGAACGAAGAGATGCATCTTCTTCATGGGCATGGTTACTTGTACTGTTTTTTATTCCATTGCTCGGGTTTGTGTTATATCTTCTTTTTGGACAAAATTTAAGTCGATACCATATGTTTCAATGGGAGGATCGCAAAAAGCTTGGGATTGACAAATTACTTACAGAACAGCTGGAACATATTCGCGACGATACGTTTGATTTTCGGAATGAGACAGAGAGACAGTATAAGCAGCTCATTTATATGCACCTGATGAATAATGATGCCGTTTTAACACCTAATAATCATGTCGAACTGTTTACAGATGGAAAAGCCAAGTTTGATCGATTGTTTGAGGATATTGAACATGCGAAGGACCATATCCATTTGCAATATTATATTTTAAAAAATGATCAGCTGGGAAAACGGCTTGTAGAGGCGTTAGCGAAAAAGGCAAAGCAAGGTGTGAAGGTAAGGGTATTGTACGATGACTTAGGTTCTAGAAGTCTGCGAAAATCTTTTTTTGCTGAACTGAGAGCAGCACAAGGAGAAGTGGAAGTGTTTTTCCCCTCAAAGCTAAGGTGGATCAATTTGCGGCTTAACTATCGTAACCACCGAAAACTTGTCATCATTGATGGAAGAATTGGGTATGTTGGCGGCTTTAACGTTGGTGACGAATACTTAGGACTGGATCCAAAATTCGGTTATTGGCGTGACACACATTTAAGAATTCAAGGTTTTGCCGTTTTTGCGATTCAAACCCGTTTTATTTTAGATTGGAACCAAGCAACACACAAACGAAAAATTCCATACCTACAGGAACATTTTCCGAAGCTGTCGTTTGAAGGTGACAGCAGCCTGCAAATCGTCACAAGCGGTCCTGATTCAGAATGGGAGCAGATAAAGCACGGGTATATCAAAATGATTTCCGCGGCGAAAAAAACCATTCTCATTCAAACACCATACTTTATTCCTGATGCAAGCTTGCTTGACGCATTAAAAATCGCCTGCTTATCAGGAGTAGATGTGAAATTAATGATTCCGAACAAACCGGACCACCCGTTTGTTTATTGGGCTACTATGTCCTATATAGGGGAAATGCTAACCTCCGGGGCAACTGTTTATATTTATGAAAATGGATTTATTCATGCGAAGACAATTGTCGTTGATAACGACATTTCGTCAGTAGGGACAGCAAATATCGATGTGAGAAGCTTTAAATTAAATTTTGAGGTGAATGCGTTTATGTATGATGCAGAGATTGCCAAAAACCTTGCAGACGTTTTCCAAGAAGATATTGCACGATCGAAGGAGCTAACATTAGAGGCTTACCATCAACGTGGAAGATGGATTAAATGTAAGGAATCAGTCTCTCGTTTGCTTTCACCGATTTTATAA